From the genome of Longimicrobium sp.:
CATGGTGCCGTCGACCGGGTAGAGGCCCGGGTTGCGCACCGACCCCAGCACCTGGATGCGGCGCAGCAGGGTCACGTCGATCACGTTGTGCGCCAGGTAGCGCGTGTACGCGGCGGTGACCTGCCGGCGCAGCTCGTCCTGCGTGATCCCGGCCACGTTCATCGGCCCCACCTTGGGGAGCACGGCGGTCCCCTGCTCGTTGACGGGGAACTCGCCGGAGAGGTCGGGCTCCTGCCAGATGCGCAGCTTGATCACGTCGCCCGGCCGCACCACGTCGCCGGCGGCCAGGGCGGGCGCCGGGGCCGGGGGCGGCGGCGGGGCCGGCTCTCCCACCGGCCTCCCCAGGAGGCGGGGCTCGCTCCGCGGCGGAGTCGTCTGCGCCGACGCCCCCTGGCCCGCCAGGGGGGCCGCCGCCAGGACCAGCGCGGCGATGAGGGTGAGCCGTGTGCGCATGGCACGCTCCGGGGTTCGGGGGATGGCACGCATATCTGCCTCTATCTCTCTCTCGGTCCCGAGTCCTGAGTCCTCAGTGCCCAGTGCCCAGTGCCGTTACGCACTTTCGCACTCACGCACTCACGCACTTCCTTCATCCCAGCTTGATCCCGCTCATGATCACCGCCTCGGCCTGTTCGGCGCCCAGGGGCTCGGAGAGGTGGTAGCCCTGCGCGTAGTCGACCTCCAGGCTGCGCACGCGGTCGAGCTGCTCCTGCGTCTCCACGCCCTCGGCCACCACGGAGAGCTCCAGCGAGTGGGCCACCTTGACCATGGCGGCCATCAGCTTGGTGCTCTCGCCGTTGTGGGTGACCAGCGAGCGGTCGAGCTTCAGGCTCTGCACGGGCACCTGCTGCAGGTGGCGGAGACTGGAGCGGCCGGTGCCGAAGTCGTCCATCTGCACGTGCACGTCGAGCGCGCGCAGCTCCTGCAGCACGCCGCGGCTGGCCTCGGCCCGCTCGGCCAGCACGCTCTCGGTCACCTCCAGCTTGAGCGAGAGGCTCTCCACGCCGGTCTCGCGCAGCACCTCGCGGATGCTCCCCACCAGCTCGGGGGAGAGGAGGTGCTCGCCCGAGAGGTTCACGCTCATCATCACCGGCACGCCGGGGAAGCGCGCCCGCCACGCCTGCAGCTGGCGGCACGCCGAGCGCAGCACGAACAGGTCGATGGCCACGATCTCGCCGGTCTGCTCGGCCAGCGGGATGAACTCGTTCGGGCTCACCACGCCGCGGGTGGGGTGGTGCCAGCGGGCCAGCGCCTCGAACCCCCACAGCGCGCCCGTCTTGAGCGAGAGGATCGGCTGGTACTCCACCCGCAGCTCGCCGCGCTCGGCGGCGCGGGGGAGGTCGCGCTCCAGCTGCAGGCGCGCCTCGATGTTGGCGCGCATCTGGTGGTCGAACACCTCGTGGCGGGCCCGCCCGAGCGCCTTGGCCCGGTAGAGCGCCACGTCGGCGTAGCGCACCAGGTCCTCGGGCTTGTCGTGCTCGGTGGCCGACAGGGCGATCCCCGTGCTGGCGGTGCCGAAGGCGTACTCGTTGCCCAGCCGGAACGGCTCGGCCAGCGCCTTCTCGATGCGCCGCGCCACGCGCAGCGCATCCGAGGCGTCGCGGATCCCCTCCAGGAGCACGGCGAACTCGTCGCCCCCGAAGCGGCAGACGGTGTCGCCCGGGCGCACGCAGCGCTCCAGCCGCCTGGCCACGCCCAGCAGGAGCTGGTCGCCCGCCAGGTGCCCCAGCGTGTCGTTGACCGACTTGAAGCGGTCCAGGTCCATCATCAGCACCGCGAACACCCGCCCCGGGGCGCGCTTGCCCAGGCGGGTGGCCTGGCGCAGGCGGTCCCAGAAGAGGGCGCGGTTGGGGAGTCCCGTGAGCGGGTCGTGCAGCGCGCTGTGGGTGAGCTGCTGCTCCAGCTCCTTCTGCCGGCTCACGTCGCGGGCGAAGCCCATCGAGGCGCGGCCGCCCGCCGCGGAGCGCGCGTGCTCCACCACCTCGAGCGAGACCACCGCGCCGTCCTTGCGCACCACGCGGAAGGGGAGCGCGGGGCGGCCCGGGCCGCCCTGCCCGGCGGGGGCGGCGCCGTCCTCGGCGCTGCCGTCGGCCGGCTCGGGGCGGGCGATCAGGTCGAAGGGGCGGCCCAGGAGCTCCTCGGCCGTGTAGCCCAGCACGTCGCGCACGGTGGGCGAGACGTAGCGGAAGCACCCCTCGCCGTCGGTGGCGTAGAAGAAGCCCGCGGGGATCCCCTCCACCAGCGCGCGGAAGCGCTCCTCGCGCTCGCGCAGGTCGTGCTCGGCCTTCCGCTGCGCGGTGACGTCGCGCGCCACCGCGTAGACGCCCACGGTGCGCTCGCCCAGGTAGATCGGCACGCAGGTGAGGAGCACGTCGGGGCGGCGCTCGCCGCGGCGCAGCGCGCAGGAGACCGTGCCCGCCTCGCCGCGGCCGGCCTGCTCCAGGGCGGCGCGCACCGCCGCGCGGTCCTCGGGCTCCACCAGCGACAGGAGCGGCTGGCCGGAGAGCGCCGAGCGGGTGCCGCCCAGGAGCGCCAGCGTGGCCGCGTTGATCCCGGTGACGTTGCCCTCGGGGTCCAGCGAGATCACCGCGTCGGGGGTGCGCTCGCAGAGCGAGCGGTACCACTGCTCGCGCTCCTGCAGCCGCTGCCGCTCGGCGCGCAGCGCGGTGAGGTCGGCCAGGAGGACGGCCACGCCGTGCACCTGGTCTTCCAGGTCGCGCAGGGGGGCCAGCATGCGGCGCACCCAGGCGCGCCCGCCGTCGCGGCGCACCAGCCACCCCTCGGCCTCGGCGTATCCCGCGCGCAGCGCCTCCTGGATCTCGTGCGACAGGCGCTGCTGGCGCTGGTCTTCGGGGGGGTAGCAGATCGCCAGGCTCTTGCCCACGATCTGTCCCGGGGCGTAGCCGCTCAGGCGCTCGGCCCCGCCGCTCCAGCTGAGCACCTGGCCGGCGAGGTCCACCACGAAGAGC
Proteins encoded in this window:
- a CDS encoding polysaccharide biosynthesis/export family protein, which gives rise to MRTRLTLIAALVLAAAPLAGQGASAQTTPPRSEPRLLGRPVGEPAPPPPPAPAPALAAGDVVRPGDVIKLRIWQEPDLSGEFPVNEQGTAVLPKVGPMNVAGITQDELRRQVTAAYTRYLAHNVIDVTLLRRIQVLGSVRNPGLYPVDGTMTVADVLALAGGVAPEGRRNQVQLIRGGQRMDIRLTGGERLADTPIRSGDQLFVQQRSWADRNTGTLVGIVTTGVGLLVGLLTR
- a CDS encoding EAL domain-containing protein, whose translation is MSTVVSHDPGRVVSAMLPDHPLFVVDLAGQVLSWSGGAERLSGYAPGQIVGKSLAICYPPEDQRQQRLSHEIQEALRAGYAEAEGWLVRRDGGRAWVRRMLAPLRDLEDQVHGVAVLLADLTALRAERQRLQEREQWYRSLCERTPDAVISLDPEGNVTGINAATLALLGGTRSALSGQPLLSLVEPEDRAAVRAALEQAGRGEAGTVSCALRRGERRPDVLLTCVPIYLGERTVGVYAVARDVTAQRKAEHDLREREERFRALVEGIPAGFFYATDGEGCFRYVSPTVRDVLGYTAEELLGRPFDLIARPEPADGSAEDGAAPAGQGGPGRPALPFRVVRKDGAVVSLEVVEHARSAAGGRASMGFARDVSRQKELEQQLTHSALHDPLTGLPNRALFWDRLRQATRLGKRAPGRVFAVLMMDLDRFKSVNDTLGHLAGDQLLLGVARRLERCVRPGDTVCRFGGDEFAVLLEGIRDASDALRVARRIEKALAEPFRLGNEYAFGTASTGIALSATEHDKPEDLVRYADVALYRAKALGRARHEVFDHQMRANIEARLQLERDLPRAAERGELRVEYQPILSLKTGALWGFEALARWHHPTRGVVSPNEFIPLAEQTGEIVAIDLFVLRSACRQLQAWRARFPGVPVMMSVNLSGEHLLSPELVGSIREVLRETGVESLSLKLEVTESVLAERAEASRGVLQELRALDVHVQMDDFGTGRSSLRHLQQVPVQSLKLDRSLVTHNGESTKLMAAMVKVAHSLELSVVAEGVETQEQLDRVRSLEVDYAQGYHLSEPLGAEQAEAVIMSGIKLG